CGTCTTTTCAAGATACTCCATTTCGCTGGTGTACGCCTCGACCGCGGAGATCCGGCCGTCGGTGAGCGTGAACACGTGCGCGCCGTGCAGCACGACCTCGGCGGGCTCGGCGCCCTCTCCGGCCTGGACGGACGAACCCCGCGCCTCCCACCGGATCGCGACGTACGGCCCCGCGGCGAGCGACTGCTGCGTCTTGTAGGCCAGGCCGTTCACCGCCGGGGTGAGCGCGGCGAGGAACGCGGGCAGCTCGGCCAGCGGGACGCGCTTGCCGGAGCTCGTGTCGGTGTAGACGAACCCCTCGGCCGCGAGCGCCTCGAGCCCCTGGCCCCCCTTGGCGAGCGCCTCGAGCGCGGCCTCGGCCTTCTCGAGCCCGCCCTTGGCTCCCGGCGCGCCGACGATCTCCGGCTTCCCGTCGGGCTGCACCGGGACCGGGCGCACCTCTCCCTTGAGCGTGCCGGCCTGCCGGTGCGACACCGCGACGTCGAAATACACGAGCGTCTCCCGCGCCCGCCCCTGCTCGTCGGCGAGCACGAAGTAGATCATCTCGAACCCGATCCGCTTCGGATCCTCCTCGGTGCCGTGCTCCGTCCAGCGCTTCGTGCCGGTGACCGACGCCTGGGCCACGAGGCTCGATCCGCGCCGCAGGACGCGCCGCACGCCGATCCGCGAGTCCGGGATGAACGCCTTGAACGCGCTCAGCGCCTTAATGATCTGCGTGACGCCGCGCGCCGGGGCCGCGGCCCG
This genomic window from Pseudomonadota bacterium contains:
- a CDS encoding nuclear transport factor 2 family protein → MRRPSKVRWAGVAVAGWALALAACGGDKERGSGEEPKAAGKAAARDPAVAFIDGITAFNEANVKGVREAYAPNAAWWNPTRAAAPARGVTQIIKALSAFKAFIPDSRIGVRRVLRRGSSLVAQASVTGTKRWTEHGTEEDPKRIGFEMIYFVLADEQGRARETLVYFDVAVSHRQAGTLKGEVRPVPVQPDGKPEIVGAPGAKGGLEKAEAALEALAKGGQGLEALAAEGFVYTDTSSGKRVPLAELPAFLAALTPAVNGLAYKTQQSLAAGPYVAIRWEARGSSVQAGEGAEPAEVVLHGAHVFTLTDGRISAVEAYTSEMEYLEKTGLIAQSAGEGEDALGPRGAVKEEAAPPTEKKP